gattggcttccaagaaatttcaagaacacaattcttttctcatataggctcaagagggcttcaaatgaatatttatgaacaatataaataggcccaaataaaatcaaagattgcctcaatcatatatgtgtttgcaaaaatttatttcgatgtcaaatgaaaatcacagagttgtatagaaattataagtctcaaacttacaaaatctcatgattgttctctaaatttttcaaattgatcgATTAACATGAATGTAATGCATGACTTTTCTTCTTAATgcaacatttttcttttctcatcattggccattttaaaaaaaatttcatgactataaacacacaagcaaacaactacaaaaataaataaacacaaaataaataaataaacactcaaaagaaaataaacacacaaaataaaaaaaaattaatcaaatcTCCCCCAAACTAAAACATatgcatcgtcctcgatgtaaataagcatgaaaattaGGAGAATATACATATCTCGGGCgacgaccgtcagtggtcatcgCCATCCTCATCATCTTCGTCATCTTGTTGTGGTTGGAACTCCGGCGGGTGATATAtgggtggccactgtggaggaggtgggAATGGATTGCCAGAGGTTGAAGCcgatggaaattgctgagccaagACAGATGTAAAATCCATCATATATCTCATAAATGCGTCGGTCCTAAACCGAAATGCATCCATTTCTTGGCGTTGATGTTGCATATCTTCTTCCAACTGGGTCAACCTATCTCTCCTATTTCGTTTTGCGGTTGTGGTTGTGGTTCTTGAGCTTGAGCCTGGGCACGTCTCTCTGCAGCTCTTCTGTTAAATTCCCTTTCTGCTCGACGTGCCGCAGCATGTTCACCTCTAACTACCCTATGTGGTTTAACTACCACAATGGGGTTTTTAGGCTTCAACAATTCTTCATTTACTGCCCAAGTCACTCACGCATTTTGGCATAAAGCAGTGATAAGAGAAGGGTGGAGGAGTCCACTAggagagttacctcttgcataTTCAAGCATCGAActctgaagcaattgacctaaatcaattgTCTTCCCCGTCATAATGCAAAAAGTAAGAATTGCCCTCTCCTTGATGACTGTGGTGGTATGCTCGGTAGGCTTAATCCTAGCAGATATAAATGAATACCAATCTTTGGCAACACTTTTGAGATCAGACTTAGCTAGGCTAACATGCACATCATCCCTCATTCTCCATTCCGCTCCCTCTATGcaaattgtttgaagaatattattataatctaCATGCTCAGCCCGGTATTCTTCATATTAATCGTGCATTACATGAGGGATACCATATAACGTATTGATCGTATGTGCATCAAAGGCTACCATTTTTCCTCGCACCAACACCTTCAACTGATCATGCCTAACCTTGAgtttagcataaaattctctcACCAACGAAATGACAGCATCTTGTGGCTGCCTGCCGAACTCATCCCAATGCCGAGCAGTAAGCATTAGTCCAATTTCAGTTCGAGGGAAACTAAGATCAAATCCCCTTTCTTTTATAATGCTCTTGCTCAAAATATTTCCATAGTTCTCCTCCGCTTGTTCGTCCCAAAACCTGTTTGCATCGTAATTCACAGATGATGATGCACCCTTAGATTGTTTTtttcttggaggcattttatcgaACACCTTTCAATCACCAACTTCTCCTCAATCCAATTCACAAATTTTAATGATTCTTGCACTCCCCCAATCTTAATACTCACAATATCCACACCTCAACAATTTACACACCAATCCAAATAACAATATCACAAATATACTCCACACAAATTCAATTATCCTCCATAGCCAAGAGcaccaaaatttcgaattttcaacaaataaacaatggatttgctcaccttgagtgtgttgaaatgtttcttgaagaacaaatTAAAGATCCATccaattcttgaagaaattttcgAGCCCCTTTGAAACCCTAGGTTTGGTGTTGATTGTATGAAATGTAGATGGAAATTTGAGTTGAATTTGTGGAATTATGTAGGTGTGGAGTGTATTTTTGTGCTTGAAAGATCAAAATGTGAGTGTGGAATGTATTTTGAGTTGAAGAATTTCGAAGTTGAGGAGAGAAATTTGAGAGAGGTGTAAACGATTATGAACATTAATTTCTGCCCCATTCTGTTTTAAAAACCATCgactgcgggtgcgctgtgcaagggaccgcgggtgcggtatgctcTCGAATTAATTTTGATATTCAGTTTTccatgaccgcaggtgcggtgtacAGGCAACCGCGGGGGCGGTATGCTCTCGAATTAATTTTGAGATTCAGTGttccatgaccgcgggtgcggtgtacaggcaaccgcgggtgcggtatgctcTCGGCAAATGTAGCATAATTCGATATTAATCAACCGCGGCCGCGGTGCAGGAAcagccgcgggtgcggtatgctcTCGGGACATGttgcgcgggtgcgctccaaaatataccgcgggtgcggttcttTCTCGgaaatttcttgaaaatttttcttccttaaccgcgggtgcggtgctataTGTACCGCTGGTGCGGTATTCCTTcggaaaattttttttttcttcttcatttttttaGTCCTGAGAATAAAACAAGTGGAATTCATTAGttttgggaagatataagcacacactatactaaaaaaaatataaacaaccTATAATAAGAATACTAGAATAAAAGCAAAACCGAAAACAAATTGCAAAAGAGAAAccaaaatttgggttgcctcccaataagcgcttggtttaacgtcttcaGCCCGACTTCCATCAGTCTACATCAAGTCGAACCGCCCAAAGGAATGTTGTCAAGGTGCCTTACTTCAGTTCCATAATATGGCTTAACTCGCTGCCCATTCACCTTGAAGGTCCTTCCATCACTGCATTTTAGCTCAATTGCCCCATGAGGGTACACTGTCTCCACCAAAAATGGACCTGACCAACGTGATttcaacttaccaggaaacaacttcAGACATGAGTTGAACAAtagtacttgttgtcctggtttgaGCTCCCTTCGTACAATGAGTTTATCGTGCCACTTCTTGGTCTGCTCTTTGTAAATCTTGGCATTTTCATATGCATCATTGCGGAACTCATCCATCTCGCTCAACTGCAGTTTCCTAACGTCACCAGAAGCtttcaaatcaaaatttaatttcttaACAGCCCAAAATGCTCTATGCTCCAACTCCAACGGCAGATGACATGCTTTCCCAAACACtagcctatagggagacatcccaataggcgtcttgaatgcagtccgataagcccataacgcatcatccaacttcataGCCCAATCTCTTCAGTTGGTGTTGACAGACTTTTCCAGAATTTGCTTAATTTCACGAttggatatttcagcttgtccattcgaccgaggatgatatgctagtgccactttgtgcttcacattgtatttagccaacaatgagttgaaaattttattgcaaaaatgcgtaccttcatcacttatgatggctctcggtgttccaaacctggTGAAGATGTTCTTGTGGACAAACTTAACTAGAACACGAGCATCATTAGtattggtggcgattgcttccacccatttcgaaacataatctacagctaatatatgtaagattgaccaaaagaagggggaaatggtcccatgaaatctatgccccaaacatcaaaaagttcaacttccaaaatatttgtcagtggcaattcgtgacgcctagagaTGTTTCCTAATCTTTGGCAcctatcacatgatttcactaaggtatagctatccttaaacaaagtaagccagaaaaaacctgattgcaataccttagctgcaGTTCGTGTCgctccaaaatgtccaccatatGCAGATGAATGACATAGCTCAAGAATTTGGTGTGCTTCAACACCGTCAAcacatctcctaatcacttggtcatCACATCTCTTATACACATAAGGATCATCCcagaagaaaaatttgatatcaTGAAAGAACTTTCTTTTTCTGATGGTGGTTCAGATCTGGAGGAAGAATACCACAAGACAAAAAATTCGcaatgttagcaaaccaagggagTATTGAACTTACCTCAAAGAGTTGTTCATCCGGAAATGTTTCCTGTATTGCTTCTTCTTCTTTCCTATCCTCTAGCTCAAATCTTGACAAGTGGTCAGCCGCTTGATTCTCACTTCCCTTCTTATCTTTGACCTCGaagtcaaattcttgtaatagcagtatccaccttatcaagcgtggTTTCGCATCCTTCTTGGCAAATAGGTAGCGAATGGCTGCATGGTCAGTAAAAACAATTACCTTTGTGCCGATCAGATATGGCCTGAATTTGTCGAAGGCAAATACTACAGCAAGCATCTCCTTTTCAGTCGTGGTGTAATTTTGCTGTGCAGCATCCATAGTACGGCTTGCTAATAGATTGCCCTAAACATCCTTTCTCTTCTTTGGCCCAATAATGCACCAACGGCATAATCACTTGCGTCACACATcagctcaaagggctccttccagTCCGGCACTATCATGATTGGTGCTGTCACCAATGCCCTCTTGATTTTCTCAAaagcctgcaaacaatcatcatcaaatatgAATGTGGAATCTTTTTCAAGCAAATTACATAAGGGTTTTGTgatcttagaaaaatctttaatgaatctccGATAAAACCCCGCATGTCCTAGAAAGCTCCTTATTCCTTTGATGTTCTTTGGTGGAGGAAGTTTTTCAATTGCAACCACCTTGGCTCTATCCACCTCTAATCCCTTAGATGATACTTTATGTCCCAGGACAATgccctcttggaccataaagtGACATTTTTCCTAATTAAGAACTAGGTTCTTTTCTTGGCATCACTGCAACACAAGAGATAAGTTatgtaaacaatgatcaaatgaagtgccaaataccgagaagtcatccatgaagacttccatgatttcctccaccatgtctgcaaatatagctatcatacacctctgaaaagtggTCGGTGCATTGCATAGCCCAAAAGGCATTCTCCTAAAAGCGAACGTGCCATAGGGACACGTAAaagtagtcttctcctgatcctctGGTGCTATAGCTATCtggttataacctgaataactATCTAAGAAGCAATAATGACAATAACCAGCAAGTCTATctagcatttgatcaataaaaggcaatggaaaatgatcttttcgaGTGGCATTGTTCAATTTTCTATAATCCATACAAACTCGCCAACCAGTTACAGTACGAGTAGATATTAATTCATCATATTCATTTTTAACCACAGTTATTCCACCCTTTTTCGGTACAACTTTTACAGGAGACACCCaactactatcagaaatagtaTATATCACACCAGCATTCAACAATTTAAGCACCTCATTTTTCACAACTTCTTTCATTGCCGGATTTAATCTCCTCTGATGATCCACATAAGGAGTATACGACCCCCTCcattaaaattttatgcatgcatatagtggGGCTAATTCCCCTAATATCAGAAATCGACCATCCCAATGCAGTTTTATatttcctcaatactctaataatttatctttttcatcaATAGTAAGAGAGGAAGAtatgattaccggatatgtcgaCTTCTCTCCTAAGAATGCATAACATAGGTGGCTTGGTAGTTCCTTCAGATCAGGAGAGGGTGATTTTACCTCTATTTTCTCTTCGACGTTCAACTCCTCAATCAACACAtccattttcttttctttatgcAATACTTCAAGAGCCACCAGTTGCTCTTTCACTTCCTAGTCGTCATCACTAACAGCTTCAGCAGCTCCAACCAAGCAACTCTCCAAAGGGTCCCTAGTTCCTGCACAGTCAAAGGATACACATGAGTCTATAACATCAATGCTTTTACAAGTACTTACTCATTTGATCCCTTCATGGCATGATAGATATTAAAaatgacttcttctccaccaaCTCTCAAGGTGAGTTCACCCTTATGCACATCTATCAATGCCCTTCCAGTTGCCAGGAACGGTCTCCCAAAGATTAATGGAGCATCAttatcttcttccatatctagaatcACAAAGTCTGCAGGgaaataaacttatccacttttaCCAATACATCCTCGACGATCCCTCTTGGATATGTAAGACTTCTATCTGCAAGCTATAGGGTGATAGTTGTTGGTTTAACTTCTCCAAGCTCCAATTTcctgaaaatagaaaatgacatcaaattaatacttgctcctaaatcacataaagctttactacaatgagaaccaccaataaagcgaggaatagtaaaactccctggatctttcaaTTTTTGTGGTAATTTCTTTTGTAGGATGGCACTGCACTCCTCAGTAAGCTTCACTGTCTCAAACTCTTGCAGCTTCCTCTTTTTAAACATCACATCTTTAATGAACTTGGCATAATTGGGCATTTGCTCCAATGCTTCAGCAAATGGTATATTGATGTGTATCTTCTTAAAAATCTCAAGGAATTTTGCAAATTGATCATCTAAACtcttctttttgaacctctgAGGGTATGGAATGGCAGGCTTAAATGCAAGAGGTTGTATAACTTTTGTCTTAGAGTCCTCAACCTTATTCTCTGTTATAACCTCAACTCAACATCTTCCACTGACTTCTCACTTTCCAACATCTTCTTGGGACTTTGAACATCCAATTCTTTTCTGCTTCTCAAAGTGACTGCCTTGCACTGTTCTTTTGGATTAACTTCAGTATTACTCGGAACTTGACCCCTGTTCTGATCTCTCAAAGCATtagccaactgtccaatttgtgTCTCCAAAGATTTCATCGTAGCACCCATGTTTCCTATGTGAGTCTCCATGCTATCAAGCCGAGACTCAGTTCTAGCCATCCTCTTTCCAGATTCAGCCACAAATGTACCTACCAAATCCTCAAACGAAAGCTTTCCCTCCCcttttgatgtattgaaccccggaggaggattcaacacattcttattgtttgcataaggaaaattttcatgatttctcaaacctggatgataagtattaggaggagggttacctcgatatcctccaaatcCACCAAAGTTTCTGTTGTTGATATATTGGGCTTCTTCAAGAGAATGAGTTTCTTCAGCAACAAAGGAAGGACCTTCAGTGTCAGGTATGCTCACTTTATTCATGGCTGCTAGTTGTGTGGTCAATGCAGAAACTTGGGCGGTTAGTGAAGTGATAGGATCCACGGCATAAATACCAGCTGtcttctttactcctgacctttcagatggccactgataactgttaatggtcatttgttcaagcaaatcatatgcttgatcaggtgatttggcaaatatcgttccaccagctgctgcatccacagtgtcctcttgtttgtccattcaaaccattaataaaacaattcaatctgtacccaatcttcaaaaccatggtttggacacctcctcaacaactccttataccgttcccatgcctcatataattgctcaaagtcagtctgcctaaaagtacttatctctatcttcaactgtgcagacttcgcaggtggaaaatatttagcaaggaacttggttgctaactcctgccatgtagtgatactccccaaaggatgcgattggagccatcctcttgcttgatccctaagagaaaaaggaaacaaacgcaatcgaattatatcatcagaaacaccatttatttttaccgtgtcagtaatttcaaggaatgttctgagatgtagatgaggatctgcagtagcggctcccccaaattgattctgttgaaccatgtttatcaatgcgggtgatgaaacttaaaattaataatttattatatgttaaaacctgtattttaaaattttaagtttcattaaaattataaattatgttattttagtattgtttgtttatatttaaatgtcttactAAATTTGTTTTACTTTCAGGTTTTTTTacgtgttggtaaaataatgataactcaagctagaaaattcaaatggaggtgactcaaacatggttggaatccttgagaagttatctacaactttgcagaagacatgattgcctaaaaagctcattaagatgatcaaattgtgcaaagatcaaaaggatgacacatttacttttactatgaccatcatttagtaaaaaattcataactatttcaatatttatccaaatgaggtgaatcaagtggccaaactcatctacacaaaattccccacatgtttgtggccttaatcagagtcaaagtggtgagaaaagtcgtggaacaaggcattgaaagaagggacatggaattggagttgaggagacaaagaatactattacaactacatggcattaatagaatttttgaccctttctctcatttggcctataaatagaggccttgtgctagcttgagaatcattctattctcattgtaaaatatagtgtgagtgtgtgtcaaagttctaagttccaatatattttctttcatgttctcaactatgagtgatattttagtattgatcaaaAGTAAACTTATGGCAAGCTAAATATATTATGTCAAGGTGAAGAGGATGCattcttggtgaagtaagattgtttatattttgtatattctttctttatttcttttcatttagctaacttatttttattgtaggtataaaaatgaattatttgttgttatcaatttacatcaaatgcttgataccattaaagtggttatcttgatttgttgtttgattttgatacaataaatatttcatcacttattattatatatatagatatatatatttatataataatatcttaatatttcatttagacgatagcgtggctctgccggttgttttaaatgaaatattatgatttaatactaacatctaacaatctaacatttactttatcgcaactaacttttatttttcgcatCTAACTTTTAATTtctcgcaactaacttttactttgctgcaattaacttattaaatcaatatattgcatttaggcaatagcgtggctctgccggttgtcctaaatgaaatataatgatttaatctaacatttactttatgcaattatttatttatatagttataatataatcataggtaccatatataaaatatcggttaattcggtattttctatagtgggaactatattatattatgtatgtgtttaattttcttggaaccattatttatggtggtttcttttgttttacttttagttaaacaatattatataaaccaagaataaatcctcaagccttgacaatatttataatttgtaaacttcagtcttgcatttggtaatctataaattaataaatttaaactcaaaataacctctctgtggatcgatctcgtacttacgaaatatattacttgcagacaacctacacttgggtgaattattatttaagtagtagcaagtttttggcgccgtttccGGGGAGgtataaattaagtttatatttgttatttatgttttatttataagTATTGTGTGTTTTTACTTGTATGAGTGTTTGGAGTCGAAAAAAAAGTGGTAGACTTATTCGAGTatctgaaaataatttaaatatggatgataattcaaataatcaagataatgataataataacaataataataataataatcaagaaCATGATCAATTAAGAACACTTAGGCACCATATGAACCCTATTAGAACTAGTGCCCCATCTGTTAGTTTTCCTCCTAGGcatctaatttcaattttaaacctcaaattattcaacttttaccaaattttcatggcttagattctgaaaatccatatttACATCTAAGAGAATTTGAGGAAGTTTGTAACACTTATAATGATCAAAATTGTAGCATGGATATAGTTCGATTAAAGCTtttccctttttctttaaaagataaagctaaaacatggCTACAAAATTTAAGATCAAGTTCCATAgaacaaactcttttaaaagacaaattacaactttttctcaaaaacaaggagaaacgttttatcaatgttgggatagatataaagaattacttaatacatgcccacatcatggttttgaaacatGGAGAATAGTTTCTCACTTTTATGAAGGTCTAATACCTAAAGATAGACAAATGATAGAATTCATGTGTAATGGAACTTTTGAAGATAAAAACCCAAATGAAGCTATGGACTATTTGGATTCATTAgcagaaaatgctcaaaattgggataaTATAGGTACAATAGAACCACCAACAACTAAAATCAATAATTCAACAAATGGGGGTGGTATCTATAATCTTAAAGATGATACAGATATTCAAGCTAAACTTGCATCTTTAGCAAGAAAAATTGAGTCATTAGAAATGAAAAAGAGTGGtcaattaaaaagtattcaagaaattgtttgtcatatatgtgatacacatgatcatgctacaaaagattgtccaacattaccttcatttaaagaatgtctccatgaacaagtaaaatatgttaacaattataaaaaaccaatactagatCCTTTTTCACCAtcatataatccgggatggaaaaatcatcctaattttagttggaggaatgataataatgcacaaccgtcacaacaatattttcaaaataaccaaaatcatCAAGGTTATATTCCTTATGTTACACCTCCAAGAAAAAACTTTGAAGATGTAATTCATGCATTTATccaaaagcaagagtctatcaatattcAAAACAGTCAATCTATGAATGATTTGAAAGAAACTCTTgcaaaatttgcatctgcacttaatattcatgaaaaaggaaaatttcCATCTCAACCTCAACCTAATcctaaaa
This region of Primulina eburnea isolate SZY01 chromosome 14, ASM2296580v1, whole genome shotgun sequence genomic DNA includes:
- the LOC140811191 gene encoding uncharacterized mitochondrial protein AtMg00860-like; the protein is MVQEGIVLGHKVSSKGLEVDRAKVVAIEKLPPPKNIKGIRSFLGHAGFYRRFIKDFSKITKPLCNLLEKDSTFIFDDDCLQAFEKIKRALVTAPIMIVPDWKEPFELMCDASDYAVGALLGQRRERMFRAIY